Proteins encoded together in one Nostoc sp. PCC 7524 window:
- a CDS encoding YkvA family protein — MQSLRQFAKELKKDVYAVYLASKDPRVPWYAKLLAIIIVAYAFSPIDLIPDVIPVIGYLDDLLIVPLGIWLLIKLIPPSVLSECRERAEIEQSSSKPTNWVAAGVVVAIWLLLGILVVLWLGKIFK; from the coding sequence ATGCAGTCATTACGACAGTTCGCCAAGGAACTAAAAAAAGATGTTTATGCTGTATATTTAGCCAGTAAAGACCCCAGAGTTCCCTGGTATGCCAAACTGTTGGCAATCATCATTGTGGCTTATGCTTTTAGTCCTATAGATTTGATTCCCGATGTCATTCCTGTCATTGGCTACCTTGATGACTTGCTCATAGTACCCCTAGGAATTTGGTTACTCATCAAGTTAATACCCCCATCTGTATTGTCTGAGTGTAGAGAGAGGGCTGAGATAGAGCAATCTTCAAGTAAGCCAACTAACTGGGTGGCGGCTGGTGTTGTTGTGGCTATTTGGCTTTTGTTAGGAATTTTAGTTGTATTGTGGCTAGGAAAAATTTTTAAATAA
- a CDS encoding alpha/beta fold hydrolase yields MSITENKITIDGFEWFYREAAPIGQSDLLPVVLLHGLVSQSYSWRNIMPALASQGTRAIAPDWIGYGFSGKPEKREFAYTPDAFIKALDGFINALELDKFSLVVQGFLGSVGLQYALRNPEKIVNIAILNTPISTTAKLPWKIQQMGLPLAGEMMTQDPLLVDRTLEGGSRYRIEDKDLDVYRKPFLKTSAVGRALLATIRNLQLPSAMSEIESGFKQWQKPILIQWGIIDPWLPIDVAESFAKSVPDAEVIKLNNVGHYPQEHYHKTILEDLLPFVRCAE; encoded by the coding sequence GTGTCAATAACAGAAAATAAAATAACCATAGATGGTTTTGAGTGGTTTTATCGGGAAGCTGCACCAATTGGTCAAAGTGATTTATTGCCTGTGGTTTTATTGCATGGGTTGGTATCACAAAGTTACAGTTGGCGGAATATTATGCCAGCTTTAGCTAGTCAGGGAACACGAGCGATCGCACCAGATTGGATTGGTTATGGCTTTTCTGGCAAGCCGGAAAAAAGAGAATTTGCTTACACTCCTGATGCTTTTATTAAAGCTTTAGACGGATTTATTAATGCTTTAGAACTGGACAAGTTCTCTTTAGTTGTACAAGGTTTTTTAGGTTCTGTAGGTTTACAATATGCCTTAAGAAACCCCGAAAAAATTGTCAACATAGCTATTTTAAATACACCAATTTCTACTACTGCCAAATTACCTTGGAAAATTCAACAAATGGGTTTACCATTGGCAGGTGAAATGATGACCCAAGACCCCCTATTAGTTGACCGGACTTTAGAAGGTGGTAGCCGTTATCGTATTGAAGACAAAGACTTAGATGTTTATCGTAAACCCTTTTTGAAAACTTCAGCCGTGGGGCGGGCGCTGTTAGCAACTATTCGCAATTTACAATTGCCATCAGCTATGTCAGAAATTGAATCTGGCTTTAAACAATGGCAAAAACCAATCCTCATTCAATGGGGTATTATTGACCCGTGGTTGCCTATAGATGTAGCAGAAAGTTTCGCTAAATCTGTACCCGATGCCGAAGTAATTAAATTAAATAACGTCGGTCATTATCCACAAGAACACTATCACAAAACAATTCTAGAAGACCTTCTCCCCTTTGTACGTTGTGCTGAGTGA
- a CDS encoding class I SAM-dependent methyltransferase, whose amino-acid sequence MLTFPTPTFFNSYWENSFQLEHHLQTFLNVEADFLTSKIQTGLAAMAELGQNQFNWETVNDFYSNQVGHNYLFDLAAFHLNSQEYIQDTLRLIADQASGKVLDFGGGIGTHAIAAALCPQVTQVIYCDINPINREFVQYRTKKLGLENKLICTAEFPTTELFDTILCFDVLEHLPEPSNQLVKFYHALASEGKLILNWYFFKGFNNEYPFHLDDPTVLDSFFRTIQQYFLEVFHPYLITARCYRKLL is encoded by the coding sequence ATGTTGACTTTTCCTACACCTACTTTTTTCAATTCTTATTGGGAAAATAGCTTTCAGTTAGAGCATCATTTACAAACCTTTTTGAATGTAGAAGCTGACTTTTTAACATCTAAAATTCAAACAGGTTTAGCGGCTATGGCTGAATTAGGCCAAAATCAATTTAATTGGGAGACAGTTAACGATTTTTACAGTAATCAAGTTGGTCATAATTATTTATTCGATTTAGCAGCTTTCCATTTAAATAGTCAAGAATATATTCAAGATACCCTGCGTTTAATTGCAGATCAAGCTAGTGGTAAAGTCTTAGATTTTGGTGGTGGTATTGGTACTCATGCTATTGCGGCGGCTTTGTGTCCTCAAGTCACGCAGGTGATATATTGTGATATTAATCCCATCAATCGTGAATTTGTGCAGTATCGGACAAAAAAACTGGGCTTAGAAAACAAACTGATTTGTACTGCGGAATTTCCCACGACAGAATTGTTTGATACTATTTTATGCTTTGATGTTTTAGAACATCTACCAGAACCAAGTAACCAGTTAGTAAAGTTCTATCATGCACTTGCATCTGAAGGTAAACTTATCCTCAACTGGTACTTCTTCAAAGGATTCAATAATGAGTATCCTTTTCATCTGGATGATCCGACAGTATTAGATAGTTTCTTCCGCACAATTCAGCAATACTTTTTAGAAGTTTTTCATCCGTATTTGATTACAGCTCGTTGTTACCGCAAATTATTATAG
- a CDS encoding diacylglycerol/polyprenol kinase family protein — protein sequence MLTSFPDLISNPPLWLQISIVAAWVSLILAIAGLVSRFATSDPEIIRKIVHIGAGHVIFIAWWLNIPASVGIGASIVASVVTLLSYIFPILPGINSVGRQSLGTFFYAASVGILVACFWYLQQPQYAAIGMMVMAWGDGLAALIGQRFGKHKYKIWGAQKSWEGSLTMVLVSYLVCSLILLGVFGNIWQTWIVALAVAVVATALEAFSFLGIDNLTVPLGSAGLAFALMQILPMYLNR from the coding sequence TTGTTGACTTCATTTCCTGATTTAATCTCCAATCCCCCTTTGTGGCTGCAAATTTCTATAGTTGCGGCTTGGGTGTCTTTGATTCTGGCGATCGCTGGATTGGTAAGTCGCTTTGCTACTAGCGATCCGGAAATTATCCGCAAAATTGTTCATATCGGTGCTGGTCATGTTATTTTCATCGCTTGGTGGTTAAATATTCCTGCCAGTGTAGGGATTGGAGCTTCCATTGTGGCGAGTGTAGTCACGCTATTGTCGTATATATTCCCTATTCTCCCAGGTATCAACAGCGTAGGCAGACAAAGTTTAGGCACATTTTTTTATGCTGCTAGTGTAGGTATTTTAGTGGCTTGTTTTTGGTACTTGCAACAACCCCAGTACGCTGCGATCGGTATGATGGTTATGGCTTGGGGTGATGGACTAGCAGCTTTGATTGGTCAACGCTTTGGTAAACACAAGTATAAAATTTGGGGAGCGCAAAAAAGTTGGGAAGGCTCTTTAACAATGGTTTTAGTTAGCTATTTGGTGTGTAGTTTAATTTTATTGGGTGTATTCGGCAATATTTGGCAAACTTGGATAGTAGCATTGGCAGTTGCTGTTGTTGCTACTGCTTTAGAAGCTTTTTCATTTTTAGGAATTGACAATTTGACTGTACCACTAGGCAGTGCAGGTTTAGCTTTTGCATTAATGCAAATTCTGCCAATGTACTTAAATAGATAA
- the psbQ gene encoding photosystem II protein PsbQ translates to MNRQKETNPFQCMARQRSIISLLLVLVATFLVSCGSPTTAVAPPTYTAAQIEKIQVHSPEVKAVRDRADELKTLIQKKEWIDVGNFIHGPMAEVRLSMTYITPNLLPKEQTAARQITKDLLNHLVKIDQAASTGNTQLALSNYQAAFADVDQFLQLLPETPSESEAS, encoded by the coding sequence GTGAATCGGCAAAAGGAAACCAACCCATTTCAGTGTATGGCGCGTCAACGCTCAATCATTTCATTACTGCTTGTACTTGTAGCAACTTTTCTAGTTAGTTGTGGTAGTCCTACTACCGCAGTTGCACCTCCAACTTACACAGCTGCTCAAATTGAGAAAATTCAGGTTCACTCTCCTGAAGTTAAAGCTGTGCGCGATCGCGCAGACGAACTGAAAACTCTTATTCAGAAAAAAGAATGGATCGATGTGGGTAATTTTATCCACGGCCCGATGGCAGAAGTTAGGTTGAGTATGACCTATATCACACCCAACCTGCTACCTAAAGAACAAACCGCAGCTAGGCAAATCACTAAAGATTTGCTCAACCACCTAGTTAAAATCGATCAGGCTGCTAGCACTGGTAATACTCAACTGGCCTTAAGTAACTATCAAGCTGCTTTTGCAGATGTTGATCAGTTCCTCCAATTGCTTCCTGAAACCCCCAGTGAGTCAGAAGCTAGCTAA
- a CDS encoding HlyD family efflux transporter periplasmic adaptor subunit, whose amino-acid sequence MNTLRQHINNFWQQSNEPNPEQLPTLEANEFLPHIGKWTTIGGGVVLSLFVAGVGLATILKYNITVKVPATIRPVGDLRVVQSLISGKIQKIDIAENQTVAPGEAIAYIDNSRLQNQKSQLQNLIQQIQLQQNNINAQLKELDAQIAAQNILNYRTNLAVQAELSGTQRNYQDQQIKAMADMTQAQTALTLARIQRDRLQRDKLLQLTVKETEAALNLARVQRDRLQREKLLTASVEEAENALKLAREQRDRLQNENLLTTTLEEAEAAWNLAKAQQERLQRERLLTASVEEAETALKVAREQRDRLQNENLLSATVEEAKAALNVAIAQRDRMLPIVASGAIARNTFEEKEQAVIAAEAKLAQAKANAKNLLEEKAQAVISAEARLVQAKANAKNLREEKGQAVISAKAKLEQAKANAKNLLEEKAQAIKSAEAKLAQAKANANNLREEKAQAVISAEAKLAQARANAQNLLEEKDQALTTAQTNLIKARTGVNPSDAPVTVALERIQQEQARGIATLAALNKERETLLQQRLEFQKQLDRSRKELQQTENDINQSVIRAPIAGTVLQLNLRNPGQVVQPSEAIAQIAPLNAPLLIKANVPAQEINKIKPGQQVQMRVSACPYPDYGTLNGTVKTIAPDALPIANNSPTPSVRASAYEVTIEPQTPYVGRGSRQCQLKSGMEGQADIISRQETVMRFILRKARLIADM is encoded by the coding sequence GTGAACACCTTACGCCAACACATCAATAATTTTTGGCAGCAATCAAATGAGCCAAATCCAGAGCAACTGCCGACATTAGAAGCCAACGAGTTTCTCCCCCATATTGGTAAATGGACAACTATTGGCGGCGGAGTCGTCTTAAGTCTGTTTGTAGCTGGGGTTGGTTTGGCAACTATCCTTAAATACAACATCACAGTCAAAGTACCTGCAACTATTCGTCCTGTGGGAGACTTGCGGGTTGTGCAGTCGCTCATTAGTGGCAAAATTCAAAAGATTGACATTGCAGAAAACCAAACGGTAGCACCAGGAGAAGCGATCGCTTATATTGATAATTCCCGCCTTCAGAACCAAAAAAGCCAATTACAAAACCTGATTCAGCAGATTCAGTTACAACAAAATAACATCAATGCTCAACTCAAAGAACTTGATGCTCAAATTGCTGCCCAAAACATTTTAAATTACCGCACCAATCTAGCTGTACAAGCTGAACTTAGTGGTACACAACGCAACTATCAAGACCAGCAAATCAAAGCTATGGCTGATATGACACAAGCCCAAACAGCCTTAACTTTAGCTAGGATACAACGCGATCGCCTCCAACGAGACAAGCTGCTCCAGCTAACCGTAAAAGAAACTGAAGCCGCCTTAAATTTAGCGAGAGTCCAACGTGATCGATTACAAAGGGAAAAACTATTAACAGCATCCGTAGAAGAAGCCGAAAATGCCTTGAAATTAGCCAGAGAACAGCGTGATCGCTTACAGAATGAAAACCTCTTAACCACAACTTTAGAAGAAGCCGAAGCCGCCTGGAATTTAGCTAAAGCCCAACAAGAACGCTTACAACGGGAAAGACTGTTAACAGCATCCGTAGAAGAAGCCGAAACCGCCTTGAAAGTTGCTAGAGAACAGCGCGATCGCTTGCAGAATGAAAACCTTTTAAGCGCCACAGTCGAAGAAGCAAAAGCCGCTTTAAATGTAGCGATCGCCCAACGTGACCGAATGTTACCCATAGTTGCATCAGGAGCGATCGCTCGCAATACCTTTGAAGAAAAAGAACAAGCTGTGATAGCAGCAGAGGCGAAACTCGCACAAGCCAAAGCCAACGCCAAAAACCTCTTAGAAGAAAAAGCACAAGCCGTCATTTCGGCGGAGGCGAGACTCGTACAAGCCAAAGCCAATGCCAAAAATCTGCGTGAAGAAAAAGGCCAAGCCGTTATCTCAGCCAAAGCCAAACTTGAGCAAGCCAAAGCCAACGCCAAAAACCTGTTAGAAGAAAAAGCACAAGCCATCAAATCAGCCGAGGCGAAACTGGCTCAAGCCAAAGCTAACGCTAACAATCTGCGCGAAGAAAAAGCACAAGCCGTTATCTCAGCCGAGGCGAAACTGGCTCAAGCTAGAGCCAACGCCCAAAACCTTCTGGAAGAAAAAGACCAAGCTTTGACAACCGCACAAACGAATTTAATCAAGGCCAGAACCGGTGTTAATCCTAGTGATGCTCCTGTAACGGTAGCATTAGAACGAATTCAGCAAGAACAGGCAAGAGGTATAGCTACTTTAGCCGCTTTGAACAAAGAAAGAGAAACCCTTCTACAACAACGCTTAGAATTTCAAAAACAACTGGATAGAAGCCGCAAAGAACTGCAACAAACAGAAAACGACATTAACCAGAGTGTAATTCGCGCTCCCATTGCCGGGACTGTATTGCAATTGAACTTGCGTAACCCAGGCCAGGTAGTGCAACCAAGTGAAGCGATCGCTCAAATTGCTCCCCTCAACGCCCCCTTACTGATTAAAGCTAATGTACCAGCCCAAGAGATTAACAAAATCAAACCCGGCCAACAAGTCCAGATGCGGGTTTCCGCCTGTCCCTATCCAGACTATGGCACTCTCAACGGCACAGTCAAAACAATTGCACCAGATGCCCTACCAATTGCCAACAATAGCCCAACACCAAGCGTGAGAGCATCCGCCTACGAAGTCACAATAGAACCACAAACTCCTTACGTTGGTAGAGGCTCAAGGCAATGCCAACTCAAATCAGGAATGGAAGGACAAGCAGACATTATTTCCCGTCAAGAAACAGTCATGCGATTCATTCTGAGAAAAGCCAGATTAATTGCAGATATGTAG
- the yidD gene encoding membrane protein insertion efficiency factor YidD, with product MKQLLIWLIQGYRILISPLFPPTCRFQPTCSMYAIQAIERFGVFRGGWMAIWRILRCHPFHPGGYDPVPEKEGSGE from the coding sequence ATGAAGCAATTATTGATTTGGTTAATTCAAGGCTACAGAATATTGATCTCGCCATTATTCCCCCCAACTTGCCGTTTCCAGCCGACTTGTTCAATGTATGCCATCCAAGCCATTGAAAGATTTGGCGTATTTCGCGGTGGCTGGATGGCTATTTGGCGCATCCTCCGTTGTCATCCCTTCCATCCCGGTGGTTATGATCCTGTACCGGAGAAAGAGGGGAGTGGGGAGTAG
- a CDS encoding NAD(P)/FAD-dependent oxidoreductase: MNVIIIGCGVIGAAIAYELSQVPGINITVFDKQPPAQASTGAALGVLVGIISQKVKGKAWQMRQNSIQRYETLIPELEALTGLTIPFNRQGILHLCLAEDNLADWENLAAIRHSQGWQLEVWDTVKLKDICPQVNHPQVTGAVYSPQDRQLDPTALTLALVAGAQKKGVTFKFGVNVLGIPTPATSQSIAVETTAGKFSADWLIISAGLGSTELTAQLHQKVDIRPVLGQALQVSLGHFLGNPDFQPAINGNDVHIVPIGGGDYWIGATVEFPSNGDEIPPNHELLESVKQQAIAFCPELATAKIIRTWSGLRPRPEGRPAPVIETLPGCNHVLLATGHYRNGVLLAPATASAIREKILSGE; this comes from the coding sequence ATGAATGTAATCATTATCGGCTGTGGGGTGATTGGTGCAGCGATCGCCTATGAACTCAGCCAAGTCCCAGGCATTAACATTACAGTTTTCGATAAACAGCCACCAGCACAAGCTTCTACAGGTGCAGCCCTCGGTGTTCTGGTGGGGATAATTAGCCAGAAAGTCAAGGGTAAGGCTTGGCAAATGCGGCAAAATAGCATCCAACGCTATGAAACTTTGATTCCTGAATTAGAAGCTTTAACTGGTCTTACTATCCCTTTCAACCGTCAAGGTATACTTCATCTGTGTCTAGCAGAAGATAATTTAGCAGACTGGGAAAATTTAGCAGCAATTCGCCATTCCCAAGGTTGGCAATTGGAAGTTTGGGATACGGTAAAACTGAAAGATATTTGTCCTCAAGTTAATCATCCCCAAGTTACTGGCGCTGTCTACTCTCCTCAAGACCGCCAATTAGACCCTACCGCCTTAACTCTAGCTTTAGTTGCAGGCGCACAGAAAAAAGGTGTAACTTTCAAATTTGGTGTTAATGTCTTAGGAATTCCCACACCAGCAACTAGCCAATCTATTGCAGTTGAGACAACAGCCGGAAAATTTAGCGCCGATTGGCTGATTATCTCTGCTGGCTTGGGTTCTACAGAACTGACTGCACAACTCCATCAAAAGGTAGATATTCGTCCTGTATTGGGGCAAGCATTGCAAGTATCTTTAGGTCATTTTTTAGGAAATCCTGACTTTCAACCAGCTATCAATGGTAATGATGTGCATATAGTACCGATTGGTGGCGGAGATTACTGGATAGGCGCAACAGTGGAATTTCCTAGCAATGGCGATGAGATCCCACCCAATCACGAACTCTTAGAATCCGTCAAACAACAAGCTATTGCCTTTTGTCCAGAGTTAGCAACAGCCAAAATTATCCGCACTTGGTCAGGTTTGCGTCCCCGTCCAGAAGGTCGTCCTGCCCCTGTAATTGAGACATTACCAGGGTGTAATCATGTCCTGTTAGCTACAGGACACTATCGCAATGGGGTTTTACTGGCTCCCGCAACAGCTAGCGCAATTCGTGAGAAGATTCTGAGTGGGGAGTAG